A single window of Flavobacterium aestivum DNA harbors:
- a CDS encoding alpha-amylase family glycosyl hydrolase — protein MIKKINFVTGISLLLMVVACKTKDVKTYAEKKDIVSGKKEVVYQVFTRLFGNKNTTNKPWGTIEENGVGKFNDFTAKALHEIKDLGVTYVWYTGVPHHAVIRDYTAIGVSNDDPEVVKGRAGSPYAVKDYYNVNPDLAVNPEKRLEEFEALIKRTHEANLKVIIDIVPNHIARKYEGKNNPKGVRDFGADDDVTVEYKRDNNFYYIPNTPFQLPDGDKPLNGESNPLIDGKFDENPAKWTGNGSRLAKPDKNDWYETVKVNYGIRPDGSKDFPELPMGYDKLSNKEHYAFWKDKNVPSSWVKFRDIALYWTAKGVDGFRYDMAEMVPYEFWSYMNSAIKNANPDAFLMAEVYNPKEYRNYIHLGKMDYLYDKVETYDKLKAVIQGKTSPDGLSYIQKGLADIDVHMLKFLDNHDEQRLASPEFAGSSEKGKPMMVVSTMITSAPIMVYFGQEVGEAGNENGGFGTHSRTSIFDYVGVPNHQRWMNDGAFDGGKLSQSEKDLRDFYKRLLNFSKNSSAVMGQFQDLQEVNRQAELGYDPNHVYSFVRWSDTQKLIVITNFSSELTNSFELKIPVDIIAKWNLKDGSYTIKDQLYEKSAIQLRVVNGEGKATISIAPLESFIYQL, from the coding sequence ATGATAAAGAAAATAAACTTTGTGACAGGAATAAGTCTACTACTTATGGTTGTAGCCTGTAAAACTAAAGATGTAAAAACGTACGCTGAAAAGAAAGATATTGTTTCTGGAAAAAAGGAAGTAGTATATCAAGTCTTTACTCGATTGTTTGGAAACAAGAATACCACCAATAAACCTTGGGGAACCATTGAAGAAAATGGGGTGGGGAAGTTTAATGATTTTACAGCAAAAGCATTGCATGAAATTAAAGATTTAGGAGTTACTTATGTTTGGTATACTGGCGTTCCTCATCATGCTGTAATACGAGATTATACAGCGATAGGAGTTTCTAATGATGACCCTGAAGTGGTAAAAGGAAGAGCGGGTTCTCCCTATGCGGTAAAAGATTATTACAATGTAAATCCAGATTTGGCTGTAAATCCGGAAAAGCGTTTAGAAGAGTTTGAAGCACTTATAAAAAGGACACATGAAGCCAATTTGAAGGTTATTATAGATATTGTTCCTAATCATATTGCCCGTAAGTACGAAGGGAAAAACAATCCTAAAGGGGTGAGGGATTTTGGTGCAGATGATGATGTTACTGTAGAGTACAAAAGAGATAATAATTTTTATTACATCCCTAACACTCCTTTTCAATTGCCTGATGGAGATAAACCATTAAATGGAGAAAGTAATCCTCTTATTGATGGTAAATTTGATGAAAATCCTGCTAAATGGACTGGTAATGGATCTCGATTAGCAAAACCTGACAAAAATGATTGGTACGAAACGGTCAAGGTAAACTATGGAATTCGCCCTGATGGTTCGAAAGATTTTCCGGAATTGCCAATGGGGTATGATAAATTGTCAAACAAAGAACATTATGCTTTTTGGAAAGACAAAAATGTACCTAGTTCTTGGGTTAAATTCAGAGATATAGCTTTGTATTGGACAGCCAAAGGTGTTGATGGTTTTCGATATGATATGGCTGAAATGGTTCCTTATGAGTTTTGGAGCTATATGAACTCTGCCATAAAAAATGCAAACCCTGATGCTTTCTTAATGGCAGAAGTGTACAATCCGAAAGAATATCGTAATTATATTCATTTGGGTAAAATGGATTATCTGTATGATAAAGTAGAGACTTATGATAAACTGAAAGCTGTTATTCAAGGTAAAACATCGCCGGATGGGCTTTCTTATATTCAGAAAGGTTTGGCAGATATTGATGTTCATATGTTGAAATTTTTAGATAATCACGATGAACAACGATTGGCGAGTCCAGAATTTGCAGGTTCATCGGAAAAAGGAAAACCAATGATGGTGGTATCTACCATGATAACTTCGGCTCCTATTATGGTTTATTTTGGTCAGGAAGTAGGGGAGGCTGGAAATGAAAACGGTGGATTTGGTACACATTCCAGAACATCTATTTTTGATTACGTAGGAGTGCCAAATCATCAAAGATGGATGAATGATGGTGCATTTGATGGAGGAAAATTATCGCAAAGTGAAAAAGACTTGCGTGATTTTTATAAAAGATTGTTGAATTTCTCTAAGAATAGTTCAGCAGTAATGGGGCAATTTCAAGATCTTCAAGAAGTAAATCGTCAAGCAGAACTCGGATATGACCCTAATCATGTTTATTCTTTTGTTCGTTGGTCTGATACTCAGAAACTAATTGTGATTACTAATTTTTCATCAGAATTGACAAATAGTTTTGAATTGAAAATACCTGTCGATATTATTGCTAAATGGAATCTAAAAGACGGAAGTTATACTATAAAAGATCAATTGTATGAAAAGAGCGCAATACAATTGAGAGTGGTAAACGGTGAAGGCAAAGCCACAATCTCAATAGCTCCTTTAGAATCTTTTATCTATCAATTGTAA
- a CDS encoding aspartate aminotransferase family protein produces the protein MNPDFIKYQAQTSPYPLGMEVSHAIGSYIFDTNNKKYLDFVAGVSACTLGHQNKRVNDAIKDQLDKYSHVMVYGEYSQSPAVEYCKLMASLLPAPLDKTYLVNSGTEAIEGALKLARRTTGRSQLISCHNAYHGNTMGSMSVMGFEERKQVFRPLIPDVDFITFNNEADLQKITTKTAGIILETIQGGAGFIEPHNDFLKKVRARCTEVGAIMILDEIQPGFGRTGTLFGFQNYDVVPDIVVMGKGMGSGMPVGAFTASTAMMDLLSENPKLGHITTFGGHPVIASACLATLKELTETSLMPDTLEKENLFRSLLVHPLIQEIRGKGLMLATMTASAEITNEVILKCQDKGLILFWLLFEGCAIRITPPLTISEEEIREGCAIILEVMNEILNK, from the coding sequence GTGAATCCTGATTTCATAAAATACCAAGCACAAACCTCACCTTACCCATTAGGTATGGAGGTTTCTCATGCTATAGGCTCATATATTTTCGATACCAATAACAAAAAATATTTAGATTTTGTGGCGGGTGTTTCGGCTTGCACACTTGGACATCAAAACAAAAGGGTAAATGATGCTATTAAGGATCAATTAGACAAGTATTCGCATGTAATGGTATATGGCGAATATTCCCAAAGCCCAGCAGTTGAATACTGCAAACTTATGGCTTCTCTCCTGCCCGCTCCTCTTGACAAAACCTATTTGGTCAATTCTGGAACCGAGGCTATAGAAGGTGCCTTAAAACTAGCCCGAAGAACCACTGGAAGAAGTCAGCTAATTTCGTGTCACAATGCTTATCACGGCAATACCATGGGATCCATGAGCGTAATGGGATTTGAAGAACGCAAGCAAGTGTTTCGTCCTTTAATTCCGGATGTCGATTTTATAACCTTCAATAACGAAGCCGATTTACAAAAGATAACTACCAAAACAGCCGGAATCATTCTCGAAACAATTCAAGGAGGAGCAGGATTTATCGAACCCCACAATGATTTTCTTAAAAAAGTAAGAGCACGTTGTACAGAAGTAGGCGCAATAATGATCCTCGATGAAATCCAACCGGGTTTTGGAAGAACCGGTACTCTTTTTGGTTTTCAAAACTACGATGTTGTCCCAGACATAGTCGTAATGGGAAAAGGAATGGGGAGCGGAATGCCCGTAGGAGCATTTACCGCATCAACAGCCATGATGGATTTATTGAGCGAAAACCCAAAATTAGGGCATATAACCACTTTTGGAGGACACCCTGTCATTGCGTCAGCTTGTTTGGCAACTTTGAAAGAATTAACCGAAACCAGCTTAATGCCGGACACTTTAGAAAAAGAAAATCTTTTCAGATCACTTTTGGTACACCCTTTGATACAAGAAATTAGAGGCAAAGGATTAATGCTTGCTACAATGACAGCAAGTGCGGAGATCACAAATGAAGTAATCCTAAAATGTCAAGACAAAGGTCTCATTTTATTTTGGTTACTCTTTGAGGGATGCGCTATCCGAATTACACCACCCCTTACCATTTCTGAAGAGGAAATTAGAGAAGGGTGCGCTATAATTCTCGAAGTAATGAATGAGATTTTAAATAAATAG
- a CDS encoding LUD domain-containing protein → MSLFSKFFGTNNPASDEGKGHNSNKPTPDINSPIDEQFIYNFKRNGGKFLYCENLNEVKEQFENILEENDWFECEALCYEPKLYSLLDENKLTYGISQNPQFLLSTCENLVAEEGSILFSSNQIKQKKPNELPSNIIILANTSQIVEGKSDGLSAIRKKYLTEYPTNITTIKYFEKAKEEDFTQYGSSAKNLYLLLLEDL, encoded by the coding sequence ATGAGTCTTTTTAGTAAATTTTTTGGCACTAATAATCCTGCTTCCGATGAGGGAAAAGGACACAATAGTAACAAACCAACTCCAGACATTAACTCTCCTATAGATGAGCAATTTATCTATAATTTTAAAAGAAACGGAGGTAAATTTCTATATTGTGAAAATCTAAATGAAGTAAAAGAACAATTTGAAAACATACTGGAAGAAAACGATTGGTTTGAGTGTGAAGCCTTATGTTACGAACCAAAACTATATAGTTTACTAGACGAAAACAAACTTACTTACGGTATATCCCAAAATCCACAATTTCTATTATCAACTTGTGAAAATTTGGTAGCCGAGGAAGGATCCATATTATTTTCATCCAATCAAATCAAACAAAAAAAACCAAATGAATTACCATCAAATATTATCATTTTGGCAAATACCAGCCAGATAGTTGAAGGTAAAAGCGATGGCCTTAGCGCTATCCGAAAAAAATACTTAACAGAATACCCTACCAATATTACTACAATAAAATATTTCGAGAAAGCAAAAGAAGAAGATTTTACACAATATGGAAGTTCTGCCAAAAATCTTTACTTATTGCTACTAGAAGATCTTTAA
- a CDS encoding phosphatidylserine decarboxylase family protein, which translates to MFHKEGTQSILLGTVFTAVVFLVADHFIQTEWIKMTIEIVTLLLLITILQFFRNPKRTVEINENHIIAPVDGKVVVIEEVYEGEYFKDKRIQVSIFMSPINVHVTRYAISGIVKFSKYHPGKFLVAWHPKASEENERTTIVVENKTFGAILYRQIAGALAKRIVNYAQEGMQVVQGTDAGFIKFGSRVDVFLPLGTPINVELNQKAIGGKTIIAIKP; encoded by the coding sequence ATGTTTCATAAAGAAGGAACTCAAAGTATTTTATTAGGCACTGTTTTTACAGCTGTCGTTTTTTTAGTGGCAGATCATTTCATTCAAACAGAATGGATCAAAATGACGATTGAAATAGTAACTTTATTACTATTGATTACCATTTTACAATTTTTCAGAAACCCAAAAAGAACTGTAGAAATAAACGAAAATCATATCATTGCCCCAGTAGATGGTAAAGTTGTTGTGATTGAAGAAGTTTATGAAGGAGAATATTTCAAAGACAAAAGAATACAAGTATCTATATTCATGTCTCCTATAAATGTACATGTTACCCGTTATGCCATAAGCGGAATTGTAAAATTCAGTAAATATCATCCTGGTAAGTTTTTAGTAGCTTGGCACCCAAAAGCCAGTGAAGAAAATGAAAGAACTACAATTGTAGTTGAAAACAAAACTTTTGGAGCAATATTATACCGTCAAATTGCTGGAGCTTTGGCCAAACGTATCGTAAATTATGCACAAGAAGGAATGCAAGTTGTACAAGGTACCGACGCAGGTTTTATTAAATTTGGTTCAAGAGTAGATGTATTTTTACCTTTAGGAACACCAATCAATGTAGAACTAAACCAAAAAGCAATCGGAGGAAAAACAATAATTGCAATAAAACCTTAA
- a CDS encoding phosphatidate cytidylyltransferase → MNETLKRSISGAIYIILLIASIVYSIESFFILFGVFLLISVIEFCNLLSINKIIPIVIANLVYLFFYKIAIATKADDIFFILRYNNTFDLAVLFLTLIVSLKCIVFLYDNKIQRIDSFSKFAYLIGYIILPFVIITKIPFGIKGYNPNILISIFILIWTNDTFAFLVGKSIGKHKLFERISPKKTIEGFIGGIIFAIISSYFISKYFLEIPEKNMYIWFIIAFIVGVFGTIGDLIESKFKRIAGKKDSGKIMPGHGGILDRLDSVIFVAPIIFLFYQILNYVS, encoded by the coding sequence ATGAATGAAACACTAAAAAGGTCTATATCTGGAGCTATTTACATCATATTATTAATAGCCTCTATAGTATACTCAATAGAAAGTTTTTTCATTCTATTTGGAGTCTTTCTGCTTATTTCAGTTATTGAATTTTGCAATTTATTAAGCATTAATAAAATTATACCAATTGTAATTGCAAACTTGGTCTATTTGTTTTTTTACAAAATAGCCATTGCAACAAAGGCAGATGATATTTTTTTTATTTTGCGTTACAATAACACTTTCGACTTAGCTGTTCTTTTCTTAACTCTAATTGTCTCATTAAAGTGTATAGTGTTTTTATACGATAACAAAATTCAAAGAATAGATTCTTTTTCAAAGTTTGCTTATTTAATCGGGTATATTATCCTTCCTTTTGTTATCATAACAAAAATACCTTTTGGTATAAAAGGCTACAATCCAAATATCCTGATTAGCATATTTATCTTAATTTGGACTAATGATACTTTTGCCTTTTTGGTAGGGAAATCAATAGGGAAACATAAATTATTTGAAAGAATTTCACCTAAAAAAACAATTGAAGGTTTCATTGGAGGAATAATCTTCGCAATAATTTCAAGTTATTTTATTTCAAAATATTTCCTTGAAATTCCAGAGAAAAACATGTACATATGGTTCATAATAGCCTTTATTGTTGGCGTTTTCGGAACAATAGGCGATTTAATTGAATCAAAGTTCAAACGAATAGCAGGAAAAAAAGACAGCGGAAAGATAATGCCTGGTCATGGAGGTATCCTAGATCGACTAGATAGTGTTATCTTTGTAGCACCAATAATATTTTTATTTTATCAAATTTTAAATTATGTTTCATAA
- a CDS encoding acyl-CoA-binding protein, with translation MIEKDLDKKFQEAVEIALNMTQASLPQDVQLRLYAFYKHATFDRTKFSISENSDLRNAFKTNAWIQISHLTQDEAKEQYIELIHSLLK, from the coding sequence ATGATTGAAAAAGATTTAGATAAAAAATTTCAAGAAGCCGTTGAAATAGCTTTGAATATGACGCAGGCATCATTACCTCAAGACGTCCAGTTACGCCTTTATGCCTTTTATAAACATGCTACATTTGACAGAACCAAGTTCAGTATTTCAGAGAATTCAGACTTAAGAAATGCTTTTAAGACAAATGCCTGGATCCAAATTAGCCATCTTACACAAGATGAAGCCAAAGAACAGTACATTGAATTAATACATTCTTTATTAAAGTAA
- a CDS encoding tetratricopeptide repeat protein → MQLSNEEEDYNLSLSKFESMLKTNKVLFFDSEEFEEIILHYLDMGKTALAKKALKLALDQHPKSTGLKLVQVEMLIYEDKLEIAEKLLNELYAIEPTNEEIYIQKANICSKRDQHEKAVEMLKIALNYTDDYADVYNLIGMEYLFMDNLELAKDSFIKCLEEDFEDQSALYNVVYCFEFLDQNQEAIIYLNKYIDKNPYSEIAWHQLGRLYYGVKEYENAIRAFDYATLIDDEFLGAFMEKAKTLERLKKYELAIESYNRTIELDDATSYALLRIGKCYEKLGNKVLALKYFNRTVHEDPLLDKGWIAITDFYVRQKNFQKALFYVNKALAIDNQNRLYWKRFATINKQMNFFEEAEFGYRKAVEFGDYQLDTWLFWIDILQFLGEFESAIQTLLQASEYFPEENEIEYRLAGLYFMLSDDTKGKFHLSNALRLNFDNHKLIENLFPVVWTKKTVQNYIDKHKKQ, encoded by the coding sequence ATGCAGTTAAGCAACGAAGAAGAAGACTATAACTTATCCCTATCCAAATTTGAGTCTATGTTGAAAACCAACAAAGTACTCTTTTTTGACTCCGAAGAATTTGAAGAAATCATCCTTCACTATCTCGACATGGGTAAGACAGCTTTGGCAAAAAAAGCCCTAAAACTAGCTCTGGATCAACACCCTAAATCAACCGGACTAAAACTAGTCCAAGTGGAGATGTTAATCTATGAAGACAAACTAGAAATAGCCGAAAAGCTATTGAATGAGCTTTATGCCATAGAGCCTACTAACGAAGAAATCTATATCCAAAAGGCAAATATCTGCTCCAAGAGAGATCAACATGAAAAAGCGGTTGAAATGCTAAAAATAGCATTAAACTATACCGATGATTATGCTGATGTCTATAACTTGATTGGAATGGAATATCTTTTTATGGATAATCTTGAACTGGCAAAAGACAGCTTTATCAAATGCCTGGAAGAAGATTTCGAGGATCAATCAGCATTATACAATGTGGTATATTGTTTTGAATTTTTAGATCAAAACCAAGAAGCAATAATTTATCTAAATAAATACATTGACAAAAACCCATATAGCGAAATCGCTTGGCATCAACTGGGACGTTTGTATTATGGCGTAAAAGAATACGAAAATGCTATTCGCGCCTTTGATTACGCCACATTAATCGATGATGAGTTTCTTGGCGCTTTTATGGAAAAAGCAAAAACACTGGAGCGCTTAAAAAAATACGAACTTGCCATCGAAAGTTACAACAGAACAATCGAATTGGACGATGCTACGTCATACGCTTTACTTAGAATAGGTAAATGCTATGAGAAATTAGGCAACAAAGTTCTCGCTTTAAAATACTTTAACAGAACCGTTCATGAGGACCCACTTTTAGACAAAGGCTGGATCGCCATAACTGATTTTTACGTACGTCAAAAGAACTTTCAAAAAGCTTTATTTTATGTCAACAAAGCACTGGCAATAGACAATCAAAACCGTTTGTATTGGAAACGTTTTGCAACCATAAACAAACAGATGAATTTCTTTGAGGAAGCAGAATTTGGTTATCGTAAAGCGGTAGAATTTGGAGATTACCAACTAGATACATGGTTATTTTGGATTGACATTCTTCAGTTTTTAGGCGAATTTGAAAGTGCCATACAAACTTTATTACAAGCATCCGAATACTTCCCGGAAGAAAACGAAATAGAATACCGTTTGGCCGGTTTGTATTTCATGCTATCCGACGACACCAAAGGAAAATTTCATTTAAGCAATGCCTTGCGTTTGAATTTCGATAATCACAAACTAATTGAAAATTTATTCCCTGTTGTTTGGACAAAAAAAACAGTACAAAATTATATCGACAAACATAAAAAGCAGTAA
- a CDS encoding OstA-like protein gives MKKSLNFITYTLVLLCAHIVLAQAPKKILVENSDFSDVDQLKIPDAVLLTGNVRISHDGVLLTCNKAYFFQKENYLKAFGNVQLVQGDTLYLNSNYAEYSGQLKKAFATGNAVMSSPDATLATDTINFDRNSQEVFYNSPGTIINKDNTLKSKSGRYYVAQKKFQFLTAVTLTNKTYEIKSNHLDYYSNSGHSYLFGPSTITSKANYIYTEKGFYDTKKNQAHFLNKSYIKYDDRVIKGDSLYYDRNREFASATRNVKITDSINRGIVKGHYAELYKKKDSMFVTKRAVAVNFVENDSVYIHGKKLMVTGKEGDRIIRAYNNVRFYKTDMSGKCDSIHSRSKTALTKLIGNPILWNGENQITGDVIHLIGDNATKKLDSLKVLNNTFLVSKDTIGTGFNQTKGQNLFGKFQDGKLHDVDIVKNTEVIYYMRNDAKELIGINKNVSSKINILFDKNKIETITFFKQVDGDIFPEADLPENARKLRGLNWRGDERIKSKDDIFTKEEDEEELKVANSTAKDKAKKDTPMKIRKETLNYDKKKGTKK, from the coding sequence TTGAAGAAATCTTTAAATTTCATTACATATACATTAGTGTTGCTTTGCGCCCACATTGTTTTGGCTCAAGCTCCAAAAAAAATACTTGTCGAGAATTCTGACTTTAGTGATGTCGACCAACTCAAAATACCTGATGCTGTTTTACTAACCGGTAACGTGCGCATAAGCCATGACGGTGTACTTCTTACTTGTAATAAAGCCTATTTTTTTCAGAAAGAAAATTATCTAAAAGCTTTTGGAAATGTGCAATTGGTACAGGGAGACACTTTGTATCTAAACAGTAATTATGCCGAATACAGCGGACAATTAAAGAAAGCATTTGCAACTGGAAATGCGGTTATGAGTTCACCAGATGCCACTTTGGCTACTGATACAATCAATTTTGACCGAAACTCCCAAGAAGTTTTTTATAATAGCCCAGGAACTATTATCAACAAAGACAATACCTTAAAAAGCAAATCCGGCAGGTATTATGTAGCGCAAAAAAAATTCCAGTTCTTAACCGCCGTTACCCTTACTAATAAAACTTACGAAATAAAGTCTAATCATTTGGATTACTACAGTAATTCAGGTCATTCCTATCTTTTTGGACCATCAACAATTACCAGTAAAGCCAATTATATCTATACCGAAAAAGGATTTTATGACACCAAAAAGAATCAAGCCCATTTTCTTAACAAATCATACATAAAATATGATGACAGAGTCATAAAAGGGGATAGTCTTTATTATGATCGGAATCGCGAATTTGCATCAGCCACACGAAATGTAAAAATCACCGATTCTATTAACCGCGGAATTGTAAAAGGTCATTATGCCGAATTATACAAAAAGAAAGACTCTATGTTTGTCACCAAAAGAGCCGTGGCGGTAAATTTCGTAGAGAATGACTCGGTATATATTCATGGCAAAAAACTAATGGTTACCGGTAAAGAAGGCGACCGAATCATACGTGCTTACAATAATGTACGATTTTATAAAACGGATATGAGCGGAAAATGTGATTCAATACATTCCCGTTCCAAAACAGCATTAACAAAACTGATAGGCAACCCGATACTTTGGAATGGCGAGAACCAAATCACTGGAGATGTGATACACCTTATAGGTGATAATGCAACTAAAAAATTAGATTCCCTCAAAGTACTCAACAACACTTTTCTCGTCTCGAAAGACACCATTGGAACTGGATTTAACCAAACAAAAGGTCAAAACTTATTTGGTAAATTTCAGGATGGGAAACTCCACGATGTAGATATTGTAAAAAACACCGAAGTGATTTATTACATGCGAAATGACGCCAAAGAACTCATCGGAATCAATAAAAATGTCAGTAGCAAGATTAATATCCTTTTTGATAAAAACAAAATCGAGACCATTACTTTTTTCAAGCAAGTAGATGGAGATATCTTTCCAGAAGCTGATTTACCTGAAAACGCAAGAAAACTTCGGGGACTTAATTGGCGTGGTGACGAAAGAATAAAATCTAAAGACGATATTTTCACAAAAGAAGAAGATGAAGAGGAACTCAAAGTTGCTAATTCAACTGCAAAAGACAAGGCGAAAAAAGATACTCCGATGAAAATCCGAAAGGAAACATTGAATTATGACAAAAAGAAAGGAACGAAAAAGTAA
- a CDS encoding shikimate dehydrogenase family protein: protein MIEVTRKRFGLLGRNISYSFSKGYFTEKFNNEYFSNCSYENFDIPNIDFFTELRKNNTDLNGLNVTIPYKETIIPFLDKLSKNASQIGAVNTIKFTKKGKLKGYNTDYYGFKKSLEPLLQPHHKKALILGTGGASKGVAFALDQLKIAYTFVSREAKENCIDYSRINATTFDNYQIIINCTPVGTSPNIDLFPLIPYDFFTDKHIAYDLIYNPAETQFLKKAKAQGAQIKNGLDMLIFQAEKAWKIWNKH from the coding sequence ATGATTGAAGTAACAAGAAAACGTTTTGGCCTATTAGGCCGTAATATCAGTTATTCCTTTTCAAAAGGATATTTTACAGAAAAATTCAACAATGAGTATTTTTCGAATTGTTCTTATGAGAATTTTGATATTCCTAATATTGACTTTTTTACAGAATTAAGAAAGAACAATACTGACCTTAATGGCTTAAACGTTACTATTCCTTACAAAGAAACAATCATTCCTTTTCTAGATAAGTTATCAAAAAACGCATCTCAAATTGGAGCTGTAAATACTATAAAGTTTACAAAAAAAGGAAAACTAAAAGGCTACAATACAGACTATTATGGCTTCAAAAAATCACTAGAGCCATTATTACAGCCACACCACAAAAAAGCTTTGATTTTAGGAACAGGAGGTGCTTCAAAAGGAGTTGCATTTGCACTTGATCAGTTAAAAATAGCCTATACATTTGTCTCACGCGAAGCGAAAGAAAATTGTATTGACTACTCTCGAATTAATGCCACTACATTTGATAATTATCAGATCATAATCAACTGCACACCTGTGGGAACCAGCCCAAATATCGATTTATTTCCACTTATCCCATACGATTTTTTTACGGACAAACACATTGCTTATGACTTGATTTACAATCCAGCAGAAACGCAATTCCTTAAAAAAGCAAAAGCCCAAGGAGCACAAATAAAAAATGGTTTAGATATGCTAATTTTTCAAGCAGAGAAAGCTTGGAAAATTTGGAACAAACATTAA
- a CDS encoding superoxide dismutase, giving the protein MTEVVEVPLPTVKEKITLGNPNDVKANEGSFQLEKLSFGYDALSPELSALTMESHYKNYLYYTNSLNKTVAGTDKENLSIEDILAKLDINDLALRNNAGGYYNHSLYFRTIAPKSGGEPIDTLASKINKDFGSFSNFKNTFKDAANKQFGSGWVWLVVDKTGVLQLSTTQDQDNPLMTYAPVVGFHGTPILGIDLWEHAYFMDYQYKKKKYIDDFFNIISWEKVNENYKATFKK; this is encoded by the coding sequence ATGACAGAAGTTGTTGAAGTTCCGTTACCAACTGTAAAGGAAAAAATAACATTAGGAAATCCAAATGATGTAAAAGCTAACGAAGGTTCTTTTCAATTAGAAAAACTTTCTTTTGGGTATGATGCGTTATCTCCTGAATTATCTGCTTTGACAATGGAGTCACATTATAAAAATTATTTATATTACACCAACAGTCTAAACAAAACGGTAGCAGGAACTGATAAAGAAAATCTCAGCATTGAAGACATTCTTGCCAAATTAGACATCAATGACCTTGCGTTACGTAATAATGCAGGTGGATATTACAACCATAGCTTGTACTTTAGAACCATAGCGCCAAAATCGGGTGGAGAACCAATAGACACATTAGCCTCAAAGATTAATAAAGATTTTGGTTCGTTTTCTAATTTCAAAAATACATTTAAAGACGCTGCAAACAAACAATTTGGCTCCGGTTGGGTTTGGCTGGTAGTTGATAAAACAGGTGTACTGCAATTATCAACAACTCAAGACCAAGACAATCCATTAATGACATATGCTCCTGTTGTTGGATTTCACGGAACACCAATCTTAGGAATTGATCTTTGGGAACATGCTTATTTCATGGATTACCAATACAAAAAGAAAAAATATATTGATGATTTTTTCAATATAATAAGTTGGGAAAAAGTAAACGAAAATTACAAAGCTACTTTTAAGAAATAA